The Planctomycetia bacterium DNA window CGGAGATCGGCGAATTCACTGCCGAGGGAAGGGCAGCGCAGCTACGCGAACTATTCAACCTCTATAACGAGCGTTGGGTCGCGCAAGTAGGTACGCCCGGAATCCGAATTCTTGTGAAATGATCACATGGGTTGCGCGTACGCGTTGCCAGCAGCCAACATCCATTGTCGCAGCAGCGCGATTACCTCGCGGTCATCGTGACCTACGGGCACCGACGTCTCGACGTAGACAAAGATGGACTCCTCAGAATCGGGCGGCCAACCGCCGGACCATGATAGATAGTCGTTTCGAATGTCAGTTGCTTGCTGCTCAGTCACGGCAATTCCTCCGGCAGGTTGGCCTTGAATTGTACAGTGGTCCGGTATCGCTCCCAAATTCGGAGCGGCATTCCAAAGCGCAATGGCTGATACGTTCTCACGCGCCGAACGTTCGCGAATCATGGCGGCGGTGAAGTCGCGGGACACGACGCCGGAAATGATCGTACGCCGGCTAGTCCATGCGATGGGCTATCGCTATCGCCTGCATGTCCGCGCGTTACCAGGGACGCCCGACCTCGTGTTTTCAAGGCTTCGCAAGGTGATCAACGTCAGCGGTTGCTTCTGGCATTTGCACGGTTGCGCTCGATGCCGTATTCCGTCGTCGCGGCGCTCGTACTGGGTCACCAAGCTTGAGCGTAATGCGGCGCGCGACCGACGAACGGGAAGACAACTCCGCCGTGCCGGCTGGAACGTGCTGACGGTGTGGGAGTGTCAAACGGGAATATCACGGCGGGAACGATTGGAGCGCAAGTTGGCGCAATTCCTCGCTTCGTAGGGCGTTTCGGTTCACCCCCCGCTCACTCCCCGTATGGCCGCTTCCACGGCCATGGCGGCCAGTTGCTCGAAGGGAATGCCGCCGAGCGGCGTCTCGTCCAGGACTTGCTCCACGCGGAGCACGGCCAGGCCGTGGACCATGCTCCAGCACATGGCGGCGGGCGGCAGCGGGTCCGCGCCGGGCAATTCGCCCGACTGCTGGCAACCGGCCACCTGCGAAACCAACAGTCCGAAGGCGCGGGCTTGGGCCTCTTTCAGCAACGGATGCTCGGCAGGGCGGGTCAGCTCGGGCCGGAACATCAGCCGGAAGACGGCCGGCCGGGCGGCCGCGAAAAGCAGGTATCCCCGCCCCACTCCCCGCAGGCCGTCCAAAAAGCTGTCGGCTGGGGCCGCTGCCACCTGGCGGGCGATCGACTCGGACAAAGCCTCGAATCCGGCCGCCGCCACCGCCGCCAAGAGTTCGGC harbors:
- a CDS encoding very short patch repair endonuclease, yielding MADTFSRAERSRIMAAVKSRDTTPEMIVRRLVHAMGYRYRLHVRALPGTPDLVFSRLRKVINVSGCFWHLHGCARCRIPSSRRSYWVTKLERNAARDRRTGRQLRRAGWNVLTVWECQTGISRRERLERKLAQFLAS
- a CDS encoding TetR/AcrR family transcriptional regulator, whose translation is FSSDSMSENPPARDYHHGDLRRALVAAGLEILERDGVEGLSLRAVARQAQVSHNAPYHHFADKAELLAAVAAAGFEALSESIARQVAAAPADSFLDGLRGVGRGYLLFAAARPAVFRLMFRPELTRPAEHPLLKEAQARAFGLLVSQVAGCQQSGELPGADPLPPAAMCWSMVHGLAVLRVEQVLDETPLGGIPFEQLAAMAVEAAIRGVSGG